The proteins below come from a single Lates calcarifer isolate ASB-BC8 linkage group LG11, TLL_Latcal_v3, whole genome shotgun sequence genomic window:
- the LOC108902734 gene encoding adhesion G protein-coupled receptor E5 isoform X2: protein MVGRWNLLILALCLSLMVLSLASDCPNGFVYKRKQGCIDYDECEVDKGDTPPCQKDMDCINTNGSFICKCKDGFQSQTESSSAGQTCRDINECDVDNICGANTICNNKISSYSCTCRDGFISSTGVKEFHGNDNVTCTDIDECGDKEENVCGQNVKCINTPGHYRCVCNLGFGLKSGKSNFTGNQEQCEDIDECRDKEENVCGQNAKCINTPGHYRCVCNPGFGSGKSNFTGNQEQCEVIKCDGFEDMLTLTEKFPVSHDVMTQLKKSCLRLKQNQTVLKGEDLLERLLFMIDDLSSCGAFSSNRKVSTLLNVVEIALRLIGPFIKTPGTKKRSKFTEVDLRVHMGAHLPQGPVNISSKHAKADIQWETAAGHPSYYPGFTMLSLLTYEILEKSAGYFSGMKLLNNQSFEINSKVVTVTVSNRNTSHLEEPINLTFYHLKESNRTHKCVFWDSSVDEGTWSDRGCSEVTSNPKYTVCSCNHLSSFAVLMATYKIANKFELQLITWVGLPLSLVCLFICILTFSLIRSIKSPRTTIHLHLCISLFIATFIFLVGISHTENQTGCAVVAGLLHFFFMAAFCWMCLEGIQLFRMVVLVFNTNFKTLYMMAGGYGVPAVIVTISAITNAKGYGTERYCWLNLELIWSFFGPVCFIIIINIFFFLITAWKLAQKFSSLNPDLDSCQKIKAFIITAVAQLCVLGITWIFGCFQFKEDTIVMSYFFTIFASLQGVMLFVMHCLFSKQVREEYGIILSRICAPKKKRYSEFGYSNSSKAHGSKSTDTGESRI from the exons ATGGTGGGCAGGTGGAACCTCCTGATATTGG CTCTATGCCTCTCTCTCATGGTCCTGTCACTGGCCTCTGACTGTCCCAACGGATTCGTATATAAAAGGAAACAGGGCTGCATTg ATTATGATGAATGTGAAGTTGATAAGGGGGATACTCCTCCATGTCAAAAGGATATGGACTGCATAAACACCAATGGCAGCTTCATCTGCAAATGTAAAGATGGTTTTCAATCACAAACTGAGAGTTCTTCAGCTGGACAAACATGTAGAG ATATCAATGAATGTGACGTGGACAACATCTGTGGAGCTAACACCATATGTAACAACAAAATTTCAAGTTATTCCTGCACTTGTCGTGATGGATTCATCTCCTCTACTGGAGTGAAAGAGTTTCATGGAAATGACAATGTTACATGTACAG ACATAGACGAATGTggagataaagaggaaaatgtctgTGGTCAGAATGTAAAATGCATCAACACACCAGGCCATTATAGATGTGTCTGCAATCTTGGCTTTGGACTGAAATCTGGCAAATCAAACTTCACTGGGAATCAGGAGCAATGTGAAG ACATAGACGAATGtagagataaagaggaaaatgtctgTGGTCAGAATGCAAAATGCATCAACACACCAGGCCATTATAGATGTGTCTGCAATCCTGGCTTTGGA TCTGGCAAATCAAACTTCACTGGGAATCAGGAGCAATGTGAAG TGATAAAGTGTGATGGATTCGAAGATATGCTCACTCTGACAGAG AAATTTCCTGTTTCACATGATGTCATGACACAGCTGAAGAAGAGCTGTTTGAGGCTCAAACAGAACCAAACAGTGCTTAAAGGGGAGGACCTACTGGAG AGACTGTTATTTATGATTGACGATCTCTCGTCCTGTGGAGCCTTCAGTAGTAACAGGAAAGTCTCCACCCTTCTGAATGTAGTGGAGATCGCTCTGAGGCTAATAGGACCTTTCATAAAGACCCCAGGGACAAAAAAACGTTCCAAATTCACAG AGGTTGATCTGCGGGTACATATGGGGGCTCATTTACCCCAGGGACCTGTGAACATATCATCTAAGCACGCTAAGGCAGACATTCAGTGGGAAACAGCTGCAGGACATCCCTCCTATTATCCTG GCTTTACAATGCTGTCCTTGCTGACTTATGAAATCCTGGAGAAGTCTGCAGGCTACTTTAGTGGGATGAAACTACTGAATAACCAAAGTTTTGAGATCAACTCCAAAGTGGTGACTGTCACCGTCAGTAACAGGAACACCAGCCACCTCGAGGAACCCATTAACCTGACTTTCTACCATCTGAAAGAG tcaAATAgaacacacaaatgtgtgttcTGGGATTCCTCGGTGGATGAAGGGACATGGTCTGATCGTGGCTGTAGCGAGGTGACATCCAACCCTAAATATACTGTGTGTTCCTGCAACCATCTGAGCAGCTTTGCTGTGCTCATGGCCACCTATAAGATAGCG AACAagtttgagctgcagctgatcaCCTGGGTGGGTCTGCCCCTTTCACTGGTTTGCCTGTTCATCTGCATTCTGACATTCTCACTGATCCGCTCCATCAAGAGCCCAAGAACCACCATCCACCTGCACCTCTGCATCAGCCTCTTCATTGCCACGTTTATCTTCCTTGTAGGCATCTCTCACACAGAGAACCAG ACTGGCTGCGCAGTGGTTGCTGGGCTGCTGCATTTCTTCTTCATGGCAGCATTTTGCTGGATGTGTCTGGAGGGCATCCAGCTCTTCAGGATGGTAGTCCTGGTCTTTAACACCAACTTCAAAACCCTATACATGATGGCAGGTGGCTACGGTGTCCCAGCTGTAATTGTCACTATCTCTGCCATAACTAATGCAAAGGGATATGGCACTGAGAGATA TTGCTGGTTAAACCTGGAATTAATTTGGAGTTTCTTTGGCCCTGTCTGTTTCATCATCATT ATAAACATATTCTTCTTTCTGATCACTGCCTGGAAATTGGCACAGAAGTTCTCAAGTTTAAACCCTGACCTGGACAGTtgtcagaaaataaa GGCATTCATTATAACTGCAgtggctcagctgtgtgtgttgggcaTCACATGGATCTTTGGATGTTTCCAGTTTAAGGAGGACACTATAGTCATGTCTTACTTCTTCACCATCTTTGCCAGCCTTCAGGGGGTTATGCTCTTCGTCATGCACTGTCTGTTTTCTAAACAG gtCAGGGAAGAATATGGGATCATCCTGTCAAGAATCTGTGCACCTAAAAAGAAGAGATACTCAGAGTTTGGCTACTCTAACTCCAGCAAAGCACAT GGATCCAAGAGCACTGACACAGGAGAGTCTCGCATCTGA